One segment of Brassica napus cultivar Da-Ae chromosome C3, Da-Ae, whole genome shotgun sequence DNA contains the following:
- the LOC106355283 gene encoding uncharacterized WD repeat-containing protein C17D11.16-like, translated as MVNILLAAVYVYEESSDGSPNMYVHHRIIIPEFPLCTAWMDCPLKGGEKGNFVSIGSKETPTIEIWDLDVRDEKYKEGSHTDSVLGLAWNKEFRNILASGSADNKVKVWDMATGTCKITMEHHTKEFCMAHRFKRLLGIIMLQVLLSGSFDQTVVLKDGRQPSHSGFKWSVMSDVESLAWDPHCEHSFVVNYTFLFSFTRQYDGMVSLEDGTVKGFDIRAAHSGSDSDLKPSFTIQAHDQDKGVSSISYNISAPNLLATGSMDKTVKLWELSNNEPSCIASHKPKAGAVFSISFSADNPFLLAIGGSKGELHVWDTLLDANVSRKYGSKQS; from the exons ATGGTCAATATCCTTCTTGCTGCT GTTTATGTGTATGAGGAATCATCTGATGGCTCTCCAAACATGTATGTTCATCATCGCATTATTATACcggagtttcccttgtgtactgcATGGATGGATTGTCCTCTTAAAGGAGGTGAAAAAG GGAATTTTGTATCTATTGGCTCAAAGGAAACGCCGACAATTGAGATATGGGATCTTGATGTT AGGGACGAG AAATATAAAGAAGGTAGCCACACTGATTCAGTACTTGGTCTTGCTTGGAACAAGGAGTTTCG GAATATACTTGCTAGTGGTAGTGCCGACAACAAGGTTAAGGTTTGGGATATGGCTACTGGAACATGCAAGATTACTATGGAGCATCACACAAAAGAG TTTTGTATGGCTCACAGGTTCAAGCGGTTGCTTGGAATCATTATGCTCCAGGTGCTTCTGAGTGGGTCGTTTGATCAGACTGTTGTATTG AAAGACGGAAGACAACCTTCACACTCGGGTTTCAAATGGTCAGTCATGTCTGACGTAGAAAGCTTAGCTTGGGATCCCCACTGTGAACACTCCTTTGTGGTGAACTacactttccttttctcttttaCTAGACAATATGATGGGATG GTAAGTCTTGAGGATGGAACCGTGAAAGGTTTTGATATACGCGCTGCACATTCAGGTTCAGATTCTGATTTAAAGCCAAGTTTCACTATCCAAGCACATGACCAAGACAAAGGAGTCTCCTCCATCTCATACAACATTTCTGCTCCCAAT CTTTTGGCTACGGGTTCTATGGATAAAACGGTGAAACTTTGGGAACTTTCGAACAATGAGCCTTCATGCATTGCTTCACACAAACCAAAAGCT GGAGCTGTATTCTCCATTTCATTCTCAGCGGACAACCCTTTCTTGCTTGCTATTGGTGGCTCAAAGGGAGAACTACAT GTTTGGGACACACTGTTGGACGCTAATGTCTCTCGCAAGTATGGAAGCAAACAATCTTGA